One Acinetobacter pullicarnis genomic region harbors:
- a CDS encoding branched-chain amino acid ABC transporter permease, producing the protein MDLATALILGQDGITSGAIYALLALCILLVFTVTRILLIPIGEFTVYGALTMAAIEEGQPTKIVWLLLGLVIFNFFLDVYQQIKTRHGLNGKKHLAMLLYALLMVAAVYFLPLSDLSLFSKIILTLAIITPLGPQIYRTFFQPLVAAPSLVLLIVSIAVHVSLVGTALLIFGPNGAQTTAFTDKFFEVGVLSINSQTLWILFAFVVLMISFSYFFSKTLYGKALRATAINRVGARLMGISPVFAGKITFAFAAFVGALSGILIAPITTLYYDSGFLISLKGFVGAIIGGLVSFPVAALGSVVVGLVEAFSMFWASDYKEIIVFTLIIPFLLWKSLTTRQTEDESE; encoded by the coding sequence ATGGATTTGGCTACTGCTTTAATCCTAGGTCAAGACGGTATTACCAGTGGTGCAATCTATGCGTTATTAGCGCTTTGTATTTTATTGGTTTTTACCGTCACACGGATTTTACTGATTCCAATTGGTGAGTTTACAGTTTATGGCGCTTTAACCATGGCTGCGATTGAAGAAGGGCAACCGACCAAGATCGTTTGGCTGCTATTGGGGCTGGTGATATTTAACTTTTTTCTGGATGTTTATCAGCAAATAAAAACACGCCACGGCTTGAATGGGAAAAAACATTTGGCGATGCTGCTCTATGCCTTATTGATGGTTGCTGCGGTTTATTTCTTACCACTTTCAGACTTGTCACTGTTCAGTAAAATTATTTTGACACTCGCGATTATTACGCCATTGGGTCCACAAATTTATAGAACGTTTTTCCAACCCCTTGTTGCTGCACCCTCTTTAGTTTTATTAATCGTTTCGATTGCGGTACACGTTTCATTGGTGGGTACAGCGTTGCTGATTTTCGGGCCAAATGGTGCGCAAACCACGGCATTTACTGATAAGTTTTTTGAAGTGGGGGTGTTGAGTATTAACAGCCAAACGCTCTGGATTTTATTTGCATTTGTTGTGTTGATGATTTCATTTTCATATTTCTTTAGTAAGACCCTATATGGCAAGGCATTAAGAGCCACTGCGATTAATCGCGTTGGTGCCAGATTAATGGGTATTTCGCCTGTTTTTGCAGGGAAAATCACCTTTGCCTTTGCTGCATTTGTGGGTGCATTGTCCGGTATTTTAATCGCACCAATCACTACTTTATATTATGACTCTGGTTTTTTAATTAGTTTAAAAGGTTTTGTCGGTGCAATTATTGGCGGCTTAGTGAGTTTTCCTGTGGCTGCACTCGGTTCGGTTGTGGTGGGGTTGGTTGAGGCCTTCTCCATGTTTTGGGCCAGTGATTATAAAGAAATTATTGTATTCACATTAATCATTCCATTCCTGTTGTGGAAATCACTGACCACCCGCCAAACGGAGGATGAAAGCGAATGA